Proteins from one Poecile atricapillus isolate bPoeAtr1 chromosome 6, bPoeAtr1.hap1, whole genome shotgun sequence genomic window:
- the LOC131580642 gene encoding LOW QUALITY PROTEIN: pancreatic lipase-related protein 2-like (The sequence of the model RefSeq protein was modified relative to this genomic sequence to represent the inferred CDS: substituted 1 base at 1 genomic stop codon), with translation MLAVWITTLFLLNAARGREVCYKRLGCFSDSPPWSGIPGRQLAGLPSSPDAVNTNFLLYTRDNMMKYQKISATNPSTIKTSNFRAHRKTRFIIHGHLAGADLPWITSICRSMFHSEDVNCILTDWRGGSSGLYTDAVNNVRIAGAELEYLVNFLETEYGYSPANIHFIGHSLGAHVAGEAGRRKPGIGRITGLDPAGPLFQYTPTMVRLDPSDAKFVDIIHTHAGHLFFDFAPGILQTCGHLDFYPNGGKKMPGCNQLRVPPATRDINDLMRAYRSFGCGHKRSLRYYAESITTPNGFVGYQCDTYREFVLGDCFPCPEEGCPLMGHHADKFLHKTAKEEQKVYLNTGPSPPYARWRKEIHVKVCATETMKGNIDVALTGTNGFRKKYTIDKGTFKPGNTYLNYIDTEIPGNISKVEFLWKKHLGHVDRGCMGAEEVRIISGENGNMXVCVLWVWDCAAQHVASPGSLLRARNAWNTTPTLTSWKRMLQSAAKDYFLYLKQASSLSKLNCITEELELSGSLQ, from the exons ATGCTTGCAGTATGGATCActactctttttcttctcaatgCAGCCAGAG GAAGGGAAGTTTGCTACAAAAGGCTTGGATGCTTTTCAGACAGCCCCCCATGGTCTGGGATCCCGGGGAGACAACTGGCAGGCCTGCCCAGCTCTCCAGATGCTGTGAACACAAATTTCCTTCTTTACACCAGGGATAACATGATGAAATATCAA AAAATTTCAGCCACAAATCCTTCAACCATAAAAACTTCGAATTTCCGAGCACACAGGAAAACTCGTTTCATTATTCACGGCCACCTTGCCGGAGCAGATCTGCCCTGGATAACGAGCATATGCAGG TCCATGTTTCACTCTGAAGATGTGAACTGCATTTTGACAGACTGGAGGGGCGGCTCCAGTGGTCTGTACACGGACGCTGTCAACAACGTCCGCATTGCGGGGGCCGAGCTGGAGTACCTGGTGAATTTCCTTGAG ACAGAGTATGGCTACTCTCCTGCCAACATCCATTTCATTGGCCATAGCCTTGGAGCACACGTAgcaggggaggcagggaggaggaaacCTGGCATTGGAAGAATAACAG GTTTGGATCCAGCTGGGCCCCTTTTCCAGTACACTCCCACAATGGTTAGGCTGGATCCTTCAGATGCAAAATTTGTTGATATAATTCATACTCATGCTGGTCATCTTTTCTTTGACTTTG CTCCAGGGATTCTTCAGACTTGTGGCCACCTGGATTTTTACCCAAATGGTGGGAAGAAGATGCCAGGATGCAACCAGCTTCGTGTACCTCCTGCAACTCGGGATATCAATGACCTGATGAGag CATACAGATCTTTTGGATGTGGACATAAAAGAAGTCTCAGGTATTATGCTGAGAGCATCACGACTCCAAATGGATTTGTTGGGTATCAGTGTGACACATACCGAGAGTTTGTGCTG GGAGACTGCTTTCCATGTCCAGAGGAAGGATGCCCACTGATGGGTCATCATGCTGATAAATTTTTACATAAAACTGcaaaagaagagcaaaaagTTTATTTAAACACAGGGCCCTCCCCTCCATATGCTC GCTGGCGAAAAGAGATACATGTCAAAGTATGTGCAACAGAAACCATGAAGGGAAATATAGATGTAGCCTTGACTGGAACTAATgggttcagaaaaaaatataccaTTGACAA ggGAACTTTCAAACCAGGGAACACATACTTGAACTACATTGATACAGAAATTCCTGGGAACATATCAAAAGTTGAGTTTCTCTGGAAAAAGCATCTAGGTCATGTAGACAGAGGCTGCATGGGAGCTGAAGAAGTCAGAATAATATCTGGGGAAAACGGAAATATGTAA gTCTGTGTTCTGTGGGTGTGGGACTGTGCAGCCCAGCATGTGGCAAGCCCTGGCTCTTTGCTGAGGGCCAGGAATGCCTGGAACACCACACCAACCCTCACCAGCTGGAAGAGGATGCTGCAGTCAGCAGCAAAGGATTATTTTCTATACCTGAAACAGGCATCTTCTTTATCAAAACTGAATTGTATTACTGAGGAACTTGAACTTTCTGGGAGCCTtcaataa